Proteins encoded within one genomic window of Pithys albifrons albifrons isolate INPA30051 chromosome 9, PitAlb_v1, whole genome shotgun sequence:
- the ZMIZ1 gene encoding zinc finger MIZ domain-containing protein 1 isoform X5, with amino-acid sequence MQPPMNSMSSMKPTLSHSDGSFPYDSVPWQQNTNQPPGSLSVVTTVWGVTNTSQSQVLGNPMANANNPMNPAGNPMASGMTTSNPGINSPQFAGQQQQFSAKAGSTQPYIQQGMYGRPNYPGSGGFGGSYPGGPNTPAGMGIPPHTRPPADFTQPAAAAAAAAVAAAAATATATATATVAALQETQNKDMNQYGPVCSSFQMGPTQAYNNQFMNQPGPRGPASMPGNMNPASMGAGMTPSSMSGPPMGMNQPRPPGMSPFSTHGQRMPQQAYPGPRPQSLPIQGIKRPYPGEPNYGNQQYGPNSQFPNQPGQYPTPNPPRPLTSPSYPGQRMPSQQNTGQYPPPTVNMGQYYKPSRPVPVANYPHSPVPGNPTPPMTPGSNIPPYLSPNQDVKPPFPPDIKPNINALPPPPNAKGKVHAFSPSSIPANHNDELRLTFPVRDGVVLEPFRLEHNLAVSNHVFHLRPTVHQTLMWRSDLELQFKCYHHEDRQMNTNWPASVQVSVNATPLTIERGDNKTSHKPLHLKHVCQPGRNTIQITVTACCCSHLFVLQLVHRPSVRSVLQGLLKKRLLPAEHCITKIKRNFSSVAASSGNATLNGEDGVEQTAIKVSLKCPITFRRIQLPARGHDCKHVQCFDLESYLQLNCERGTWRCPVCNKTALLEGLEVDQYMWGILNAIQNSEFEEVTIDPTCSWRPVPIKSDIHIKDDPDGIPSKRFKTMSPSQMIMPNVMEMIAALGPGPSPYPSLPPPPGGNNSAEYGNQGNSYQGHGNFDFPHGNPGGTSMNDFMHGPQLSHPPDMPSSMTALDKPLSHPMQESIPHPGSTDQSHTSMQQGLHVPHPSSQSGQPLHHSGPPTQQSRQPPPAASSNHPHSDLTFNPSSALEGQAGGQGAPDMPEPSLDLLPELTNPDELLSYLDPPDLPSNSNDDLLSLFENN; translated from the exons TGATGGGTCTTTCCCTTACGATTCTGTTCCCTGGCAACAAAATACCAACCAGCCTCCAGGGTCTTTATCAGTGGTCACCACAGTATGGGGTGTGACTAATACCTCTCAAAGCCAG GTGCTGGGAAATCCAATGGCAAATGCTAACAACCCTATGAACCCAGCAGGAAATCCTATGGCTTCTGGGATGACAACTAGCAACCCTGGAATCAACTCCCCTCAGTTTGCTGGACAGCAGCAACAATTTTCAGCCAAGGCAGGCTCCACTCAGCCATACATACAGCAGGGCATGTATGGGCGACCCAATTATCCTGGGAGTGGAGGCTTTGGTGGCAG TTACCCTGGAGGCCCAAATACCCCTGCAGGAATGGGCATCCCCCCACACACGAGGCCACCAGCTGATTTCACCCagccagctgcagctgctgccgctgctgcagttgcagcagcagctgctacAGCAACAGCTACAGCTACAGCCACTGTGGCAGCTCTTCAGGAGACACAGAATAAGGACATGAACCAGTATGGACCG GTTTGTTCCTCTTTCCAGATGGGTCCAACTCAGGCTTACAACAACCAGTTTATGAACCAGCCTGGTCCTCGTGGTCCTGCTTCTATGCCAGGCAACATGAACCCAGCAAGCATGGGAGCGGGAATGACACCTTCCAGCATGAGCGGGCCACCCATGGGCATGAACCAGCCTCGGCCTCCTGGAATGAGTCCCTTCAGCACCCACGGGCAGAGGATGCCTCAGCAAGCCTACCCAGGCCCACGCCCTCAGTCTTTGCCTATACAGGGCATAAAGAGACCGTATCCAGGAGAg CCGAATTATGGAAACCAGCAGTATGGACCAAATAGCCAGTTTCCAAACCAGCCTGGTCAGtaccctactcctaaccctcCAAGACCCCTTACATCTCCCAGCTATCCTGGACAGAGAATGCCAAGCCAGCAAAACACAGGGCAGTACCCTCCTCCAACAGTCAACATGGGACAGTATTACAAG CCGTCAAGGCCTGTACCTGTGGCAAATTACCCTCATTCGCCTGTTCCAGGAAACCCCACGCCACCTATGACACCAGGGAGCAATATTCCTCCATACCTGTCACCTAACCAGGATGTCAAACCACCATTCCCACCTGACATTAAACCAAATATCAATGCTTTACCACCGCCTCCAA ATGCTAAAGGGAAAGTTCAcgctttctctccctcttcgATCCCAGCCAACCACAATGATGAGCTGCGTCTGACGTTTCCCGTGAGAGATGGGGTTGTCCTGGAGCCCTTCCGGCTGGAACACAACCTAGCAGTCAGTAACCATGTCTTTCACTTGCGGCCAACTGTCCATCAGACACTGATGTGGAG GTCTGACTTGGAATTGCAGTTCAAGTGCTATCACCATGAAGACAGACAAATGAACACAAACTGGCCAGCTTCAGTCCAGGTCAGCGTTAATGCAACCCCACTTACCATCGAGCGTGGTGACAACAAGACATCTCATAAACCTCTGCACCTAAAGCATGTCTGCCAGCCAGGAAGAAACACGATTCAAATTACAGTCACAGCATGTTGTTGC TCACACTTGTTCGTGTTGCAGTTAGTACACCGGCCATCAGTTCGCTCTGTACTTCAAGGTCTACTAAAGAAACGTCTCCTCCCAGCAGAACATTGCATCACTAAGA TAAAGAGGAACTTCAGTAGCGTAGCAGCTTCCTCTGGCAATGCAACACTAAATGGGGAAGATGGAGTAGAGCAAACTGCCATTAAAGTGTCTCTGAAGTGTCCAATCACATTCCGGCGGATTCAGCTCCCAGCAAGGGGTCACGACTGCAAGCATGTACAA TGCTTTGATCTGGAATCTTACTTGCAACTGAACTGTGAAAGAGGAACTTGGAGGTGTCCAGTATGCAA taAAACTGCTCTTTTGGAGGGCTTGGAGGTTGACCAGTATATGTGGGGTATCCTGAACGCTATACAAAA CTCTGAGTTTGAAGAAGTTACCATTGATCCAACTTGCAGTTGGAGGCCGGTCCCTATAAAGTCAGATATTCACATCAAAGATGACCCAGATGGCATTCCCTCAAAAAGATTTAAGACCATGAGTCCAAGCCAGATGATCATGCCAAATGTAATGGAGATGATTGCAGCTTTGGGTCCTGGCCCGTCACCCTATCCATCCCTACCCCCTCCTCCAGGAGGCAACAACTCCGCTGAATATGGTAACCAAG GCAACAGTTACCAAGGTCATGGCAATTTTGACTTCCCACACGGGAATCCTGGTGGCACATCTATGAATGACTTCATGCATGGGCCACAGCTGTCACATCCTCCTGACATGCCAAGCAGCATGACAGCTCTTGACAAGCCTCTCAGTCACCCCATGCAGGAATCT ATCCCTCATCCCGGCAGCACTGATCAGTCCCATACTTCCATGCAGCAAGGTTTGCACGTCCCTCACCCCAGCAGCCAGTCAGGGCAGCCATTACATCACAGCGGGCCTCCTACCCAGCAGTCCCGGCAGCCACCCCCGGCCGCTTCTAGCAACCATCCACACAGTGATCTGACCTTTAATCCCTCCTCAGCCTTAGAGGGTCAGgctggtggacagggagcaCCCGACATGCCGGAGCCCTCGCTGGAT TTGCTTCCAGAACTCACAAATCCAGATGAGCTGCTTTCATACCTGGATCCTCCTGATTTGCCAAGCAATAGCAATGATGACCTTCTGTCTCTCTTTGAGAACAACTGA